The following are from one region of the Rosistilla carotiformis genome:
- the dapB gene encoding 4-hydroxy-tetrahydrodipicolinate reductase produces the protein MTSSPPIQLAVHGAAGRMGRRVVALATADEAFQVIAAIDHQQHPLLGQDSGGLAGCDPNQVPLSATWPEECDAAIDFSLPIAVGSAVASCLQSKTPLVIATTGLSDETQAAIEEAVKQIPIVWAPSMSLAVNLTMKLAEQAAAALKNVPGGVDIEIIERHHRYKVDAPSGTALKFGELIAGQMDGETKHVHGREGETGQRSRHEIGYHAVRVGDNTGEHTIVYGMLGETLELRVASSNRDCYASGALAAARWIQGRPPGLYSMFDVLGLS, from the coding sequence ATGACCAGTTCGCCGCCAATTCAGCTTGCCGTTCACGGTGCCGCAGGGCGTATGGGACGCCGCGTTGTTGCGCTTGCCACCGCCGACGAAGCGTTCCAAGTGATCGCCGCAATCGACCACCAGCAGCACCCGCTGCTCGGACAGGACTCGGGCGGCTTGGCAGGTTGCGATCCCAATCAAGTTCCGTTGTCGGCGACTTGGCCAGAGGAATGCGATGCAGCGATCGATTTCTCACTACCGATCGCTGTTGGCAGCGCGGTCGCCAGTTGCCTGCAGTCGAAAACGCCGCTGGTGATCGCCACAACAGGACTGTCCGACGAAACACAAGCGGCGATTGAAGAAGCGGTCAAACAGATCCCGATTGTGTGGGCTCCCAGCATGAGCCTCGCGGTGAACCTAACGATGAAGCTGGCCGAGCAGGCTGCAGCAGCTTTAAAGAACGTCCCGGGCGGCGTTGACATCGAGATCATTGAACGACACCACCGGTACAAGGTCGACGCGCCAAGCGGCACGGCGCTGAAGTTTGGTGAACTGATCGCGGGCCAAATGGATGGCGAAACGAAGCACGTCCATGGCCGCGAAGGCGAGACCGGGCAACGCTCGCGTCACGAGATCGGTTACCACGCGGTCCGTGTCGGCGACAATACGGGCGAACACACGATCGTCTACGGCATGCTTGGCGAGACGCTTGAACTGCGCGTCGCATCGAGCAACCGCGACTGTTACGCCTCGGGGGCCCTCGCGGCAGCCCGCTGGATCCAAGGTCGCCCACCAGGCCTCTACTCGATGTTCGACGTCCTGGGCCTCTCGTAA
- a CDS encoding sulfatase, translated as MISNKRPLPSLLFLACLAGGALYAGGDLLAAKPNVVFILADDLGWSDTTLFGTTKFYKTPNIERLAARGMTFTRAYSSSPLCSPTRASILTGRSPARTGITTPNCHLPKVILAAEATSTGPPHLKATSPNSVSRLKISYYTLAEMFKDNGYATAHFGKWHLGSAPYSPLEHGFDIDVPHWAGPGPAGSYVAPWRYPDFDPQTPDEHIEDRMASEAVTFLEQNQGQPFFLNYWMFSVHAPFDAKQALIDRYAKQIDPEDPQRSPTYAAMIESMDDAVGTLLDTLDRLKIADNTIIIFASDNGGNMYNQVDGTTATSNAPLRGGKATMYEGGIRGPAIVVQPGVVAASSRSDEVIQSSDFYPTLLEMLSIEKQSDQMFDGISIVPALQGESLDRDAIFTYFPHSPPVPEWMPPAVSVHQNDWKLIRIFHSGEEGKHRYKLFHLAEDIGEQHDLSAKHPERVQQMDALIEAFLVDTNAVRPQPNRRFDPAKYRPDLEGMGKLKNTAAKPAKKSAKPRGKPVAGWQPDGTCTLKRDGDALVLTSDGGDPYMIYGLPKPVSQQPLTLRFAMRSNSNGHGQIFWREQSVRPPFLAARSVTFEPEYDGETHEYAVEFTPSSPIDAVRIDPSTAAGKIQISNIRLTDRAGHVLHRFTP; from the coding sequence GTGATCTCAAACAAGCGACCGCTCCCTTCGTTGCTATTTCTTGCTTGCCTTGCTGGCGGAGCGCTCTACGCGGGCGGCGATCTGTTGGCGGCGAAACCGAATGTCGTTTTCATTCTGGCGGACGATCTGGGTTGGAGCGACACGACGCTCTTTGGAACCACCAAGTTCTACAAGACGCCAAATATCGAGCGACTGGCGGCTCGCGGGATGACGTTCACTCGCGCCTATTCCTCCAGTCCGCTCTGTTCGCCAACGCGAGCCAGCATCCTGACAGGACGGAGTCCGGCGCGGACCGGGATCACGACGCCCAATTGCCATTTGCCAAAGGTGATCCTCGCGGCTGAAGCGACTTCGACCGGCCCGCCTCATCTGAAGGCGACGTCTCCCAATTCGGTCTCGCGTCTAAAGATCAGCTACTACACGCTTGCGGAGATGTTCAAAGACAACGGTTACGCCACCGCCCACTTCGGGAAATGGCATCTCGGCAGCGCTCCCTATTCGCCTCTTGAACATGGCTTCGACATCGATGTGCCGCACTGGGCTGGTCCCGGTCCCGCCGGCAGTTACGTCGCTCCCTGGCGGTATCCTGATTTCGATCCGCAGACACCCGATGAACACATCGAAGATCGGATGGCCTCCGAAGCGGTGACGTTTTTGGAACAGAACCAAGGGCAACCGTTCTTCTTGAACTATTGGATGTTCAGCGTGCACGCTCCGTTTGACGCGAAACAGGCGTTGATCGATCGATACGCAAAACAAATCGATCCCGAAGATCCTCAGCGAAGTCCCACCTACGCTGCGATGATCGAGAGCATGGACGATGCCGTCGGCACGCTTTTGGACACGTTGGATCGTCTGAAGATCGCCGACAACACGATCATCATCTTCGCGTCGGATAACGGCGGAAACATGTACAACCAAGTCGACGGCACGACGGCGACCAGCAACGCGCCGCTGCGTGGTGGCAAAGCGACGATGTACGAAGGCGGCATCCGCGGGCCGGCGATCGTGGTGCAGCCCGGCGTTGTCGCGGCCAGCTCGCGCAGCGACGAAGTGATCCAGAGCAGCGACTTCTACCCGACGCTGCTGGAGATGCTATCGATCGAAAAACAGTCCGATCAAATGTTTGACGGAATCAGCATCGTTCCGGCACTGCAGGGCGAATCGCTCGATCGCGACGCGATCTTCACCTACTTCCCTCACAGTCCTCCGGTCCCCGAATGGATGCCTCCTGCGGTCAGCGTCCACCAGAACGATTGGAAACTGATCCGCATTTTCCACAGCGGTGAAGAGGGAAAACATCGCTACAAACTGTTCCATCTTGCGGAGGACATCGGCGAACAGCACGATCTGTCGGCAAAACATCCCGAGCGGGTGCAACAGATGGATGCGTTGATCGAAGCGTTTTTGGTCGACACCAATGCGGTTCGCCCGCAACCCAACCGCAGATTTGATCCGGCCAAGTACCGGCCCGATCTGGAAGGGATGGGCAAGCTGAAGAATACAGCCGCAAAGCCGGCGAAGAAATCAGCCAAGCCACGCGGCAAGCCGGTCGCAGGCTGGCAGCCCGATGGCACCTGCACGCTGAAACGTGACGGCGACGCATTGGTTCTCACCAGCGATGGCGGCGATCCTTATATGATCTACGGCTTGCCCAAACCGGTCTCACAACAACCGTTGACACTTCGCTTTGCCATGCGATCGAACTCCAACGGCCACGGGCAAATCTTCTGGCGTGAACAGAGTGTCCGCCCGCCCTTCCTGGCAGCGAGAAGCGTGACGTTTGAACCCGAGTATGATGGGGAAACGCACGAGTATGCTGTTGAGTTCACGCCGAGCAGTCCCATCGACGCGGTCCGCATCGATCCGTCGACAGCAGCTGGTAAAATCCAGATCTCGAACATCCGCCTGACCGATCGGGCGGGCCACGTGCTACATCGCTTCACCCCGTAG
- a CDS encoding sulfatase — MKRVAIYICVALATSVAAQAADLPKPNVLFIAIDDLNDYISPLDNQVGVKTPNFERLAKRSVTFANAHCAAPVCHASRVATMTGVHPITSGLYNNLFGAHGPRWRDESPALKDAVVLSQHFRNHGYHAAGGGKIFHTLQWTRGDSQNDPDAWDAYRGDPLDPISADWPRPRIIPDARAGISPGRPVGGRNLFGAQPLLVPDTQTGDHMVVDWAAEQLNAKHDKPLFLAVGLFRPHIPFEVPKKYFDMHPIDQITLPTTLDNDLDDARVPERQSWHRWVVKNRLWRKMMQGYLASISYTDHQLGRLLDALDASPIKENTIVVLWSDHGFHIGEKQNWEKFCLWDQTTRVPMFIHAPGVSADGQATRQPATLTDLYPTLCELAGLPIPSQCDGRSLVPQLKDPGRKRDRLSLTSYAFGPEPSHAVSDERYRYIRYDDGFEELYDLENDPNEFTNLASSEAHAETKARLAEGLPKATAPRREIPSDSKYNLRRTNN, encoded by the coding sequence ATGAAACGGGTCGCCATTTACATTTGCGTGGCGCTGGCGACTTCGGTCGCTGCGCAAGCCGCCGATCTGCCCAAGCCGAACGTGTTGTTCATCGCGATCGACGATCTGAACGATTACATTTCGCCACTGGACAACCAGGTGGGCGTGAAGACTCCCAATTTCGAACGGCTTGCCAAACGGAGCGTGACGTTTGCCAACGCGCACTGCGCGGCTCCGGTTTGCCATGCGTCGCGCGTCGCCACGATGACCGGAGTGCATCCGATTACGTCGGGTCTTTACAACAACCTGTTTGGCGCACACGGGCCGCGATGGCGAGACGAGTCTCCAGCCCTGAAAGATGCGGTCGTCTTATCCCAACACTTCCGCAATCACGGATACCATGCGGCCGGCGGCGGAAAGATCTTTCACACGTTGCAGTGGACTCGCGGCGATTCGCAGAACGATCCCGACGCCTGGGACGCCTACCGCGGCGATCCTCTGGATCCGATCTCCGCCGACTGGCCGCGGCCACGGATCATCCCCGACGCGCGAGCGGGGATCTCGCCTGGACGCCCCGTTGGCGGCCGCAATCTGTTTGGGGCGCAACCGCTGTTGGTTCCCGATACACAAACCGGCGACCACATGGTTGTCGATTGGGCCGCCGAACAACTGAATGCGAAACACGACAAACCTCTCTTCCTGGCGGTGGGATTGTTTCGTCCTCACATCCCGTTTGAAGTCCCTAAAAAATACTTCGACATGCACCCGATCGATCAGATCACGCTACCGACCACGCTGGACAATGATCTCGACGATGCCCGAGTTCCCGAGCGGCAATCATGGCATCGTTGGGTGGTGAAGAATCGATTGTGGCGCAAGATGATGCAAGGCTATCTGGCCAGCATCAGCTACACCGATCATCAGCTCGGGCGGTTGCTCGATGCTCTGGATGCTTCGCCGATCAAAGAGAATACGATCGTCGTCCTCTGGAGCGATCACGGATTCCACATCGGCGAAAAACAGAACTGGGAAAAATTTTGCCTGTGGGATCAAACGACCCGCGTGCCGATGTTTATCCACGCCCCGGGAGTGAGTGCTGATGGCCAAGCGACTCGCCAACCGGCGACGCTCACCGACCTCTACCCCACGCTTTGCGAGCTGGCTGGTTTGCCGATCCCGTCGCAGTGCGATGGTCGATCGCTGGTTCCGCAATTAAAAGATCCGGGGCGGAAGCGAGATCGGTTGTCGCTGACGTCGTACGCCTTTGGGCCCGAACCGTCGCATGCGGTCTCCGATGAACGCTACCGCTACATCCGCTACGACGATGGTTTTGAAGAACTGTACGATTTGGAAAACGACCCGAACGAATTCACAAACCTCGCCTCGTCGGAGGCGCATGCAGAAACGAAAGCTCGCCTTGCTGAAGGCCTGCCGAAAGCAACCGCTCCACGCCGCGAAATCCCCAGCGATTCGAAATACAATCTCCGCAGAACAAACAACTAA